In one Denitratisoma sp. genomic region, the following are encoded:
- a CDS encoding TatD family hydrolase translates to MLVDSHCHLDFPELAGRIDQVLNSMKDADVGAALCIGVSLEKLPDVLALAEQHMNLFASVGVHPEHQDCSEPGVAELVRYAQHKRVIGIGETGLDYYWHKDRPEWQRERFRVHIRAAKDSGKPLIIHTRDAAEDTLKIMREEGAEAVGGVMHCFTETLAVAESAIALGFHISFSGIVTFKNAKQLKEVAKSIPLDRILVETDSPYLAPVPYRGKTNEPAYVRYVANEIANLRGLDVKEVERTTTANFCRLFKVAIN, encoded by the coding sequence ATGCTGGTTGACTCGCATTGCCACCTTGATTTCCCTGAACTCGCCGGCAGAATCGACCAAGTCCTCAATTCAATGAAAGATGCCGATGTTGGCGCAGCGCTTTGCATTGGCGTCAGCCTGGAAAAGTTGCCGGACGTGCTTGCTCTAGCCGAGCAGCACATGAATCTTTTTGCATCGGTTGGCGTGCACCCAGAACACCAGGATTGCTCCGAGCCAGGTGTGGCGGAACTAGTGCGCTATGCTCAGCACAAACGTGTCATAGGGATTGGCGAAACCGGACTTGATTACTACTGGCATAAGGACCGACCGGAATGGCAACGGGAGCGTTTCCGAGTTCATATCAGAGCCGCCAAGGACTCAGGTAAGCCTTTGATTATTCATACAAGAGATGCCGCGGAGGACACCCTGAAAATCATGCGCGAAGAGGGTGCCGAAGCGGTTGGAGGGGTAATGCATTGCTTTACGGAAACCTTGGCCGTAGCAGAAAGTGCAATTGCCCTCGGTTTTCATATTTCGTTTTCTGGAATTGTTACCTTCAAGAACGCCAAACAACTTAAGGAAGTCGCAAAATCTATCCCTCTAGATCGGATATTGGTGGAAACTGATTCGCCGTATTTGGCTCCCGTACCGTATCGCGGCAAGACCAACGAACCGGCTTATGTCCGCTATGTGGCAAATGAAATTGCCAACCTCAGAGGCTTGGACGTCAAGGAGGTAGAACGGACCACGACCGCAAACTTCTGTCGCTTATTCAAGGTTGCAATAAATTGA
- a CDS encoding PilZ domain-containing protein, with protein sequence MSEPAKPQPVGARPSVLSLNINSKSALYAAYMPYLKRGGIFVPTAKPYAIGDEVFMLLSLMDEPGKLPIAGSVVWVTPAGAQNNKTQGIGVQFSEDESGQAAKRKIETILAGYPAGRQTHTI encoded by the coding sequence ATGTCAGAGCCTGCAAAACCCCAGCCTGTAGGTGCCCGCCCAAGCGTTCTATCACTAAACATCAATTCAAAATCAGCGCTTTATGCAGCATACATGCCCTATCTGAAGCGCGGGGGGATCTTTGTGCCCACCGCCAAGCCTTATGCGATCGGCGATGAGGTATTCATGCTGCTGTCGCTGATGGATGAACCCGGGAAACTGCCCATCGCTGGATCAGTTGTTTGGGTCACCCCGGCAGGCGCGCAGAACAACAAGACGCAGGGCATTGGGGTGCAATTCAGCGAAGACGAATCCGGACAGGCGGCCAAGCGCAAGATAGAAACCATCCTGGCCGGCTATCCTGCCGGCCGCCAGACCCATACCATTTAG
- the holB gene encoding DNA polymerase III subunit delta' has protein sequence MIYSWHSEHWNRLIGQADRLPHALLLGGPQGGGKMDFARAMAARLLCESASGIAEACGKCPSCTWFSAGNHPDFRLIEPGSDESDGADDDTEPATQKKKSEQIRINQIRVLDDFLGIGTHRQGARIIIIQPAEAMNQATANALLKMLEEPSSSTLFILITNNKRRLLPTILSRCHTFNFPKPTTSQAMAWLRESGIPHAEDLLAHAGGMPLAAAGEAGNWERLDGFYRDLAQLELAGPVAIAGRWEVWLKENKEGEASVDRRTLVSWLQKWVFDLVIMKLCGLAVFHTHKMQEVRAAAGRASITALIDCYNELLRIKAVSQHPLNPRLFLEDMLSRYARAALSGR, from the coding sequence ATGATTTATTCGTGGCATAGCGAGCACTGGAACCGACTTATCGGGCAGGCTGATCGCCTACCGCATGCACTCCTTCTTGGAGGTCCGCAGGGTGGTGGCAAAATGGATTTTGCACGAGCCATGGCGGCCAGGCTGCTGTGCGAGAGTGCAAGCGGGATTGCGGAGGCTTGCGGGAAATGCCCGTCCTGCACCTGGTTTTCGGCTGGCAATCACCCCGACTTCAGGTTGATTGAACCAGGTAGCGACGAATCTGACGGGGCGGATGACGATACGGAACCGGCCACCCAAAAGAAAAAGTCAGAGCAGATCCGCATCAATCAAATTCGCGTCCTTGACGACTTCCTTGGCATCGGCACCCACCGCCAGGGGGCCCGCATCATCATCATCCAACCAGCCGAAGCAATGAATCAGGCCACCGCAAATGCACTTCTTAAAATGCTTGAAGAACCATCATCAAGTACATTGTTTATATTGATAACTAATAACAAAAGAAGGTTATTGCCGACGATACTCAGCCGGTGCCACACATTCAACTTCCCGAAACCAACAACCTCTCAGGCAATGGCCTGGTTACGGGAATCGGGCATCCCGCATGCCGAGGACCTGCTGGCCCACGCCGGCGGTATGCCGCTGGCCGCTGCAGGAGAAGCTGGAAACTGGGAGCGCCTGGATGGCTTTTATCGGGATTTGGCGCAACTTGAACTTGCCGGTCCCGTCGCGATAGCCGGGCGTTGGGAGGTCTGGCTGAAGGAAAACAAGGAAGGGGAGGCCTCGGTAGATAGGCGCACGCTGGTAAGCTGGTTGCAAAAATGGGTGTTCGATCTGGTCATCATGAAACTATGCGGTCTGGCAGTTTTTCACACCCATAAAATGCAGGAAGTTCGCGCAGCTGCGGGACGAGCTTCGATAACGGCTTTAATTGACTGCTACAATGAGTTGCTGCGGATAAAGGCCGTATCGCAACACCCATTGAATCCTCGACTGTTCCTTGAAGACATGCTGTCTCGTTATGCGCGAGCAGCCTTGAGTGGGAGATAA
- the tmk gene encoding dTMP kinase, which translates to MRGKFITLEGIDGAGKSTHHAWLIDFLKHQGREIVATREPGGTPLGEKLRALLLSEPMHIETEALLMFAARREHLDKLILPALAAGKWVVSDRFADASYAYQGGGRGLAPEKIMALESWVQAGFQPDLTIVFDLPPEIACGRLAKTGNAPDRFEKETQEFFERVRDTYLQRAGAEPDRIKVIDSRKSIPEIQKSLELIIATL; encoded by the coding sequence ATGCGCGGCAAATTCATCACTCTGGAAGGCATCGACGGAGCAGGAAAGAGCACCCATCATGCCTGGCTCATCGATTTTCTGAAGCACCAGGGCAGGGAAATCGTCGCAACCCGTGAGCCCGGCGGGACGCCGCTTGGGGAAAAACTGCGCGCCTTGCTGCTGTCCGAACCCATGCATATCGAAACGGAGGCGTTGCTGATGTTTGCCGCTCGGCGGGAGCATCTGGACAAGTTGATCCTGCCGGCCTTGGCAGCGGGGAAATGGGTGGTTTCAGACCGCTTTGCCGATGCCTCCTATGCCTACCAAGGCGGAGGAAGGGGGCTGGCTCCGGAGAAAATCATGGCGCTGGAAAGCTGGGTCCAGGCCGGCTTCCAACCTGATCTCACGATTGTTTTCGACCTGCCCCCCGAAATCGCCTGCGGGCGATTGGCAAAAACCGGAAATGCACCTGATCGTTTCGAGAAGGAAACGCAGGAATTCTTCGAACGCGTCAGAGACACATATTTGCAACGGGCAGGCGCCGAACCAGATCGCATCAAGGTGATCGACTCCAGGAAAAGCATACCCGAAATACAGAAATCACTTGAACTAATAATTGCAACATTATAA
- the mltG gene encoding endolytic transglycosylase MltG, whose product MFRLFGLMFAVALLFVGWMGYFAISPILLKNSPLDFTIKAGSPLRSASRQIEEAGFSMPAWQFTLLGRALGKAAEIKAGSYEVSRGITPLQLLEKLTRGDVTQAEVVFLEGWTFRQMRSALDAHPDIRHDTAGWTESQIMDRLGIEGPAEGRFFPDTYLFAKGSGDIDILRRSHRQLNQILQAEWAGRETGLPYASAYEALILASIVEKETGQSRDRTQIASVFLNRLKRGMLLQTDPSVIYGLGDKFDGNLRKRDLLADGPYNTYTRPGLPPTPIAMPGLASIQAVLHPARTEMLYFVARGDGSSQFSRTLDEHNRAVAKYQLRKGN is encoded by the coding sequence ATGTTTCGCCTGTTCGGCTTGATGTTTGCCGTAGCGCTCCTCTTTGTTGGCTGGATGGGGTATTTCGCCATCTCGCCGATCTTGTTAAAAAACAGCCCGCTCGACTTCACGATCAAGGCGGGCAGCCCCCTGCGCAGCGCCTCGCGCCAGATCGAGGAGGCTGGCTTCTCGATGCCGGCCTGGCAATTCACCTTGCTTGGGCGTGCCTTGGGCAAGGCTGCAGAGATCAAGGCAGGCAGCTATGAGGTTTCCCGGGGCATCACCCCATTGCAGTTGCTGGAAAAACTGACGCGGGGCGACGTCACCCAGGCGGAAGTCGTATTCCTGGAAGGATGGACGTTCCGGCAGATGCGATCCGCCCTCGATGCCCATCCGGATATCCGCCATGACACGGCTGGCTGGACGGAAAGTCAGATCATGGACAGGCTGGGCATAGAAGGACCGGCCGAGGGCCGTTTTTTTCCGGACACCTATCTCTTCGCCAAGGGGTCGGGCGACATCGACATACTCAGGCGATCGCATCGACAGCTGAACCAGATACTGCAGGCTGAATGGGCAGGCCGCGAGACCGGCCTGCCCTACGCATCAGCGTATGAAGCCCTGATCCTGGCTTCGATCGTGGAAAAGGAAACCGGACAATCCCGGGACCGCACGCAAATCGCCTCCGTTTTCCTCAACCGGCTGAAAAGGGGGATGTTGCTGCAGACCGATCCCTCGGTCATCTATGGCCTGGGCGATAAGTTCGACGGCAATCTGCGCAAGCGCGACCTACTGGCGGATGGCCCCTACAATACCTACACGCGGCCCGGCCTGCCGCCGACACCCATCGCCATGCCCGGACTGGCCTCGATCCAGGCGGTACTGCATCCTGCAAGAACCGAGATGCTGTATTTCGTCGCGCGCGGCGACGGCTCCAGCCAGTTTTCCCGCACTCTGGACGAGCACAACCGGGCCGTGGCGAAATACCAATTGCGAAAAGGGAATTGA
- a CDS encoding folate-binding protein YgfZ, whose amino-acid sequence MNSNWQNFLATRGARFEAGQVLDFGDAKSELAAAESGTVLAPLTQFGLIRATGEDAATFLHNLLSNDIQHLGRNHAERCGFCSPKGRLLADFLIWRENNDYLLQLSTDIKPAILKKLGMYVLRSKVKLSDASVDTVLLGIAGDGAAVALKALGLEIPAAPFDVAHFADGSAIRLDAHRYQLALRPDAAVRMWDQLATLMTPAGATTWRWLEVAAGIPHITSFTQEEFVPQMANLELIGGVSFTKGCYPGQEVVARTKYLGKVKRRAYRAHVQGNCPLPGTDLFSPDLPDQSCGKVIEAVPSPAGGCEMLASMLMSSAETGDVRLGSADGPRLEFRSLPYALE is encoded by the coding sequence ATGAATTCGAACTGGCAGAACTTCCTCGCAACCCGTGGCGCGCGCTTTGAAGCTGGCCAGGTGCTTGATTTCGGCGATGCCAAGTCTGAGCTTGCAGCTGCCGAATCTGGCACCGTGCTAGCGCCCCTGACTCAGTTCGGTCTGATCCGGGCGACCGGCGAAGATGCCGCGACATTCCTGCACAATCTGCTTTCCAACGACATCCAGCACCTCGGACGAAATCATGCCGAACGATGCGGGTTCTGCAGCCCGAAGGGGCGCCTCCTGGCCGACTTTCTGATCTGGCGCGAGAACAACGATTACCTGCTGCAGCTGTCCACCGACATCAAGCCGGCGATCCTCAAGAAACTCGGCATGTATGTTCTGCGCTCGAAAGTGAAGCTCTCGGATGCGAGCGTCGATACCGTCCTGCTCGGCATTGCCGGCGATGGGGCAGCAGTCGCCCTTAAGGCTCTGGGACTGGAAATTCCTGCTGCGCCGTTCGATGTGGCGCATTTCGCCGACGGTTCGGCCATCCGTCTGGACGCGCACCGCTACCAATTGGCGCTGCGGCCTGACGCGGCTGTCCGGATGTGGGATCAGCTGGCTACCCTGATGACGCCGGCCGGCGCGACAACCTGGCGCTGGCTGGAGGTTGCGGCGGGCATTCCGCACATCACTTCTTTCACCCAGGAAGAGTTTGTGCCGCAAATGGCCAACCTCGAGTTGATCGGCGGCGTCAGTTTCACCAAGGGCTGCTATCCCGGCCAGGAAGTGGTGGCGCGGACGAAATATCTCGGCAAGGTCAAGCGCCGCGCCTATCGCGCGCATGTCCAGGGAAACTGCCCCCTGCCCGGCACGGATCTTTTCAGCCCCGATCTGCCGGACCAGTCGTGCGGCAAAGTCATCGAGGCCGTGCCGAGTCCTGCGGGGGGGTGCGAGATGCTGGCCTCGATGCTGATGTCGAGTGCCGAAACGGGCGATGTGCGCCTGGGCAGCGCTGACGGCCCGCGGCTGGAATTCCGCTCCCTGCCCTACGCGCTCGAATAG
- a CDS encoding NRDE family protein, whose protein sequence is MCLILLAWQAHPDYPLVVAANRDEYFSRRTAAADFWSDAPDVLAGRDLEAGGTWLGVTRSGRFAALTNYRDPARNKTGAPTRGGLVSRFLADDQPAENYLSELESSAHRYNGFNLVFGDLNGLWCFSNCGEGEQALAPGVYGLSNHLLDTPWPKVARGKSALSGALQALPDEALLFALLRDDSIAPDEALPRTGVSLEWERLLSAAFVRSPQYGTRSATVLLRDRSGRVRFIEQGFLPDASPGERREFAFAVSGPAIR, encoded by the coding sequence ATGTGCCTGATCCTGCTTGCCTGGCAGGCCCACCCCGACTACCCCCTGGTGGTGGCGGCCAATCGCGACGAGTACTTTTCCCGCCGTACTGCAGCGGCTGACTTTTGGAGCGATGCGCCGGACGTTCTGGCTGGACGCGATCTCGAGGCAGGCGGCACCTGGCTGGGCGTGACCCGAAGCGGGCGCTTTGCCGCGCTGACCAACTATCGTGATCCTGCGCGGAACAAGACGGGCGCACCTACGCGCGGCGGACTGGTTAGTCGCTTCCTGGCAGACGACCAGCCTGCCGAGAACTATTTGTCGGAGCTCGAATCCAGCGCGCATCGTTACAACGGCTTCAATCTTGTCTTCGGCGACCTGAATGGCCTATGGTGCTTTTCGAATTGTGGCGAAGGAGAACAGGCGCTCGCGCCCGGCGTGTATGGCCTGTCGAACCATTTGCTCGACACACCCTGGCCAAAGGTTGCGCGGGGCAAGTCGGCCCTGAGCGGCGCCCTTCAGGCCTTGCCCGACGAAGCGTTGCTTTTCGCCCTGTTGCGCGACGACAGCATCGCGCCGGACGAGGCGCTGCCGCGCACCGGGGTCAGCCTGGAGTGGGAGCGGCTGTTGTCCGCAGCTTTTGTCCGTTCACCTCAATATGGAACGCGTTCGGCCACCGTCCTGCTGAGAGACCGATCCGGCAGGGTTCGCTTCATCGAGCAGGGGTTCCTGCCGGATGCCTCGCCAGGCGAGAGGCGCGAGTTCGCTTTCGCCGTTTCCGGACCGGCTATTCGGTAA
- a CDS encoding L,D-transpeptidase — MKIRVSLSRQSLELFDDSGKRLRSYTVSTSKMGPGEQRGSYRTPRGRHIVRAKIGAGQPENAVFVRRRPTGEIYSRELADKHPGRDWILTRILWLSGCEPGRNRLGDVDTMRRFVYIHGTPDGTELGQPGSIGCIRMHNRDIVELFDLVPARTAVEITE; from the coding sequence ATGAAGATCCGCGTCTCGCTCTCCCGCCAATCTCTCGAACTATTCGACGACTCGGGGAAACGCCTGCGTTCCTACACGGTCTCGACCTCCAAGATGGGGCCTGGGGAACAACGCGGCAGCTACCGTACGCCGCGCGGCCGCCATATCGTGCGTGCGAAAATCGGTGCAGGACAGCCCGAGAACGCCGTGTTCGTCCGAAGACGGCCGACAGGCGAAATCTATTCACGCGAACTTGCAGACAAGCATCCGGGGCGCGACTGGATCCTGACGCGCATCCTCTGGCTTTCCGGCTGCGAACCCGGCCGCAACCGATTGGGCGATGTCGACACCATGCGCCGCTTTGTCTACATCCATGGCACGCCCGACGGTACCGAGCTGGGCCAGCCCGGCTCGATCGGCTGCATCCGCATGCACAACCGGGATATTGTCGAGCTCTTCGACCTTGTTCCGGCGAGAACGGCGGTGGAGATTACCGAATAG
- the tadA gene encoding tRNA adenosine(34) deaminase TadA: MTESAAMDEGYMTEALRLAREGGALGEVPVGAVVVKDGEIIGRGFNAPISRQDPTAHAEIVALRDAARKLGNYRLPGCELYVTLEPCVMCAGAIIHARIARVVFGARDPKTGASGSVVNLFGESRLNFHAIVKEGVLAQECGALLTGFFAARRGRTETA, from the coding sequence ATGACCGAATCCGCAGCAATGGACGAGGGCTACATGACCGAAGCGCTGCGCTTGGCGCGTGAGGGCGGCGCGCTGGGGGAGGTGCCGGTCGGGGCCGTGGTGGTCAAGGACGGCGAAATCATCGGGCGCGGCTTCAACGCGCCGATTTCTCGTCAGGATCCGACCGCCCATGCCGAAATTGTCGCCCTGCGGGATGCTGCCCGCAAATTGGGAAATTACCGCCTGCCCGGCTGCGAGCTCTACGTCACTCTGGAACCCTGCGTCATGTGCGCCGGCGCCATCATCCACGCACGAATCGCCCGGGTGGTGTTCGGCGCGCGAGATCCCAAGACCGGGGCCAGTGGCAGTGTTGTGAATCTTTTTGGCGAGTCGCGCCTGAATTTTCATGCGATAGTGAAAGAAGGCGTGCTCGCCCAGGAGTGCGGCGCGCTCCTTACCGGATTCTTCGCTGCAAGGCGCGGCAGGACGGAAACCGCCTGA
- a CDS encoding fumarylacetoacetate hydrolase family protein has product MARWLRFAHQGSIGFGMVDKDTIQVCLGDLFAGANPSGERLALDAVTLLPPCQPSKMLGLWNNFAARAEFEKLQRPDHPLWFVKTNNCFMAHGEPIRRPVGYAGPVVFEGELGVVIGKPCRNVSEAEADQYVFGYTCVNDVTARQILRSDPSFPQWSRAKSFDTFGPFGQTIATGIEPDTLFVRTLVNGVEKQNYPVADMFFRPRAIVSRLSQDMTLMPGDVIACGTSLGAGPIEEGDLVEIEIEGVGRLSNRFD; this is encoded by the coding sequence ATGGCGCGCTGGTTGCGGTTTGCACACCAAGGCTCGATCGGCTTCGGCATGGTGGACAAGGATACCATCCAGGTCTGTTTGGGCGATCTGTTTGCCGGCGCGAACCCGAGCGGCGAGCGCCTGGCCCTGGATGCGGTAACCCTACTGCCACCCTGCCAGCCGAGCAAGATGCTGGGGCTCTGGAACAACTTTGCGGCTCGAGCGGAATTTGAAAAGCTGCAGCGCCCCGATCATCCCCTCTGGTTCGTCAAGACGAACAACTGCTTCATGGCGCATGGTGAGCCGATCCGGCGGCCTGTGGGCTACGCAGGCCCGGTGGTCTTCGAGGGGGAACTGGGCGTGGTCATCGGCAAGCCCTGCCGGAATGTCAGCGAGGCGGAAGCCGACCAGTATGTTTTCGGTTACACCTGCGTGAACGACGTCACCGCCCGGCAAATCTTGCGCAGCGATCCGAGCTTTCCGCAATGGAGCCGCGCCAAGAGCTTCGACACCTTCGGGCCTTTCGGGCAGACCATCGCCACGGGCATCGAGCCTGACACCCTTTTCGTCCGGACACTGGTGAACGGTGTGGAGAAGCAGAACTACCCCGTGGCCGACATGTTCTTCAGGCCGCGCGCCATCGTCAGCCGCCTGTCCCAGGACATGACGTTGATGCCGGGCGATGTTATCGCCTGCGGCACATCACTGGGGGCCGGCCCGATCGAGGAAGGCGATCTGGTGGAAATCGAGATCGAGGGTGTAGGCAGGCTATCCAACCGCTTCGACTGA